The Phyllopteryx taeniolatus isolate TA_2022b chromosome 19, UOR_Ptae_1.2, whole genome shotgun sequence genome includes the window ATTCATCAGCAGCATCCCAGTAAAGCGGGTTGTAATCAccaaatacattattaaatcTCTCgctattgttttaaatgcaataaTTTGTGTCCTCAGAGTTCTTCACATTTGCACATCAGAAAGTCTGTCTCAGGGTGCCATGTTTGCTCGTATAATCTAATAGCTAAGCGTGCTGCGCCTTCATTTTTAACCATGTAATGACTGGCAGGAACTAGAGACATTCGAAGAGTGTACATTATCAGCTGATAGTGTACACTGATGGACTTTTCTGAGTCAATCAGAATCGAGTATTCACCAAGCCCATAGCATAATACGGTGTGCTCTcacacaacctttttttttccatattcataATTATTTGTTCTAGAAAATAGAGCTGTCTTGGTAATACTTTTGCAGACCTCAAaatttattaaatcaaatttCATACTTTTCCATATTTGCGTAAGAATCCTGTCACTATTGATATGAAAACGATAGAAAACCCATCTTAATTACTTGGAAGCCGTTTCTTAAGGTGAAGCTACGACATATTGTCGCTTATTAAAAGGCTGTACCCACCATGCGTATTTTTTCAGCCAAAGTTTGGACAGCCGCCTCAATGTTTTCCGTCAACTCATCGGCAGTCATGCCGCTGTGGCCAACACGCGCCATACTGAAAAACAGATCCTTCATGATGTCAGATCAAAGTACACAAAATGTGGATATTTTACATGCCAGCTTGGTCTGCTTAGTGTGTATCAAAGCAGTAGAGGTGGACTCCACGGGAGGAGGAGGTCAACCTGGATTTACAGTGACTTGCTATAGCACCAGCATATCCTGCATCAACCACTTAAGAGAATTGACAGGGTTCTTGTGCGGTGCTATTAGTTACGCTACATATAACGGGATTAGCAAAAcgttcatcatccattttccatcatgcttgtcctcatttggttAGTGGGTGAGtggcagcctatcccagctgactttggggtacaccctggaatggtcaccAGTCTCAAGTAGGAACATGTAGACAAGCATCCACACTCTTATTAATTACACATATGGACATTTTAAGTCTTCtctaaacctaacatgcacgtCTCGTGACGCAGGAGAATTCGAACACCATgcaagaatatgcaaactccacacaggaggcccTGAGCTGAGACGCAAACCCAGAACTTAACGGCTCTGAGGCAGAAGTGATAATCACTAATCAACATGctgccaacaaaacaaaaatacagcagacCCAGACAACTAAAATGTCAAGGAAATGATGACCTAAAAACTGAACCCAAATCAAAATGGGGCCAGAGAGCCAAGATAAAGTAGAAGAAAATTAGCTTCAAAGTCTAAGGGAACTTCGAGAGGTAATTTAAGTTTTGTTTTACTacagtaattaaataaataataataaataaataaaaatcaaagatTGAACAACTTTCTGGGATGTATAGTGTGTGATGACCTAGTgtacttttccttttttgttaattaaattaaatgaagtGACAGTTTACTGGTTATTATTCAGATGagcaaaacactttttaaacccACCAGCAAGAGCCCTTGTTGTTGACCCTCACACTGGTGCCTTGGACCAATTTCTGGATGTCTCTGGCCAGGTTTTTGCTCTGCAGGTTCACAGAAAGCGGCTCCCTGGCAAAAAGGAAGAGCTGTCAGCATTTTAACACAGTGTTTGCTCTTTTTACCGTgacggagggaaaaaaattgaattggtATTATGGAACAATGGAATGGAATCACTTTCTTATGAACaagtagttgggtctctggagtttTCTGCCCATCCATAAAGAGTAAAATTGAACGACCATgcccatttctgaaaatatgtctgtgagtGAGCTTTAGATTGTGGGAAAATTATGTTTCCTTTAAATAGGGCATGTAGACAATGCATACATTAAAGTCTAACTGTTACTTTTTCCTTTCGTAGAAGTGCTTTCCGATATGGGATGGCAGACGGCGGCGTATGCGGTCGTCTGAGAGGAACATATCAAAATTCCCCAATAGGCGTCGTTTAGCCTCAAATGGTTTGTACTCTGTCTTCAGGACCTTGAAGGGGATTATCTGCCAAAGATACAGGGAAGCATTAGCCATTACATTGAGGTATAAatgaaacttttctttttcgtACAGACCAATGTTACTCTGGTCTTTGAAACTTTGAAAAGTGATTACCTCAGTGACATTTTTAACCCCCCGTTCTGTCATCAACTTCTTATAAAACCTCTCAGTTTGATCTGCGGTCATTTGGGGCTCATCTCTGGTAAATAGGCAAACTTCTTCTGAGGCTGTACGTTGGCCATGAGGCAATGGACTGATGACCAAACAACAACAGAGAACACTATTATTTATCCaatacaatgacattttttttttttttttttttaaatcacattgaAATACATCTGTTGTCCATTGCGATCACTTCGTGAATTTACGCTTACAGGactcaacattaggtacacataaTGCATAAAGAAGAGATGTATTAGAAAATACCTCTGGTTATGATACAATGAAGTATTGTGAGTACAccaatgaaatatatatatgtatatgcgttATAGACAACATGTTGAGCAAAATGTTATGAGAACAAATGAACTTGCATCCGAATGGTCTGAGCCTCCTTGGGGATCCTCCAGAGAGTGAAGAGCAGACTGATCTTTTGAGAGTCGTCCGTGAAAAGCTTTTTGCCGGCCGACTTGGTTTTTAGGAATGCCTGCAAGGCTAGAACAGCCTTTCTCACCTATGAAACATAACCACTTAGTTTAATAATATGGTTAAACCAGACTTTTGTTCGAGGCCTGCATTTGGGTTAGCTCCAAAGCTAACAAATAAGCGAAGGCCCGTCATTACTGTCAGTACTGCTCAATGCGTAAACATATTAGTCAAACCAACATCAACCCTAATTAACTTATACAGGCTAAAACGGTTCAATTGgtgagaaagttttttttcttttttacctctgAGTGGTCTAGTTCAACTTGCATTTTGTCGCCCATGTTGCCTTCACGTGTTACTGCCACGCACGCATGCGTAGTTGCTTACGACGTCACGTGTTACGTCACAACATACAAACTCAAAACTTTATCTGTgcgacaaaaatgtatttacaggtGGTCCTCGGTTTGCGACGTCACGTAAATTTGCCCGTAAGCCGCCGTACTTATTACTAACGCAGTAAgtcaaaattacagtaaatattttcatgaaaaacacTATCCcataaatatgtaaaacaaTCTGATGAAAACCGCTGTGAAGATGCAAAAACGTGTTCATAAGGTAAACTGACTTGATTATACTTTTCTCTCTGATTGGGAGAAATTATTctaaattatataatataaataatataattatgaATGTAATTTAGTTGTCATTAGTAAAATGTTAATACAAATAAAGGTAAATGTCAGAATATAAAATACCTTGAGTGCAGGGCGGGGGAAAAaacgaaaacatttttaatcaagcgtcatgatttattttttcgtGTGGCCTCGTTATGCAACAGTTGCattgtttgtgtgagtgtttgttcgTCCTTGGTTCATCGTAGAAGTGTGAGAGAGACCAAACGAAAACTGTTGGCACAGCAACACCTAGCAAATAAAATGTCCGCTGGATTTAGACTCTAATCATTACAATTGGAAATGCACTCATCAAATTAGAATtgcatcatgtttttgttttgttttttacaggagacaaaatcaatctgtagtttgtatttttgttctcTCCAGACTCAGTAACTCTGCATCCATCTCCATAGTAAAAACAAATGGCGTGGCCTGCGTAGTCAGCCGTGTACTGTCGCTACATTAGTGGCATAGCAGAGCTCTCAATATGAGAACCCTGGACGCTGTCTCTCACTTTAGATTGTTCATCATAAAAACTGATCCAGTcttgttattttcatttgacaATTAATTCCTCTCTACGCTCCTTAGTTGGATGTTCTTCTCTTTAGCATAGTTGAGTGTAAAGAGAAGAGTAGCTGTTGTGGTTGGGCCCAGCAGCATTTTTCCCCTGGTGGCAAGCAGAACAATTACACAACTTGGGCCACTGTTGCATTTAGTCCTTTTCCGGCACCAGCTTCAGCACTTTTCCGATGGCAATGGTTTTGCCTGGTTGGAGGAAAAATAGGTCTCATTAatagtataaataaataaataaaggtacAATGACAAACTCGGTGAGTGGAGTGTCGTTACCTTCATCTCGGAGCGTGAATCGCCCCATTTGAGGAAAGTCCTTGAAAGTCTCCATGCAGATGACTCCCGCTGCTCGGAACCTGGCGATACAAACCTGGTCCTGCTTAACAAAGCGTGGCCGTGTTTTACTTTTCTCTCCCGTCTTCTTATCCACCATACAAATTAAGGCCTGAAATCAGGATGGAAATTAAACCAAAAGTCTAAGGATGACAAACTAACATAAAGTAAGGGTCACACAGACTAGTCGGTTTGTCGACTAACTACTAATATAAACCTTTAGTATTCTTATGGAATTACCCCTTGAGATGAGTCATCTCATTTAGAGGTggtccaacacacaaatacaataaacacaacattacacaaacattcataaaaacaaatctctCCCTACACAAGTCACCCAGCCCACCCCTACCAGTCAGAAGTAAACTACCAGAATACATGCCCATTCCAAAAAATTGCATGCATGAGTTACAACAGAAATATATAAACATGTCATACATGCACATGCCGTGACATTCATATAACAAAAGACAACTGAATTCTTAGACGCAGTATATAAATGGATATGTAAATGGTTAGGCATGAACAATTCATATGCTGCATTAAAAACAGTACACAAGCAAATCAAGAACAGCAACAAGAAGGAGAAGACTCTTTAGCAGTTGCAAGCACAGGGTAAAATGGATGACATGAAGTAGTTTAGGTTTGAAACCCATTTTGGAAGCTTAAGGGCACAGACGCAAGGATGCATGATTCTTTCTTAAAGGGCATGAGCAGATACAGAGTGGATTAATGCaagttaaaatgaatgacttgAACGATTGAAATGAAGTGACGGATCTGATGGAGTCAGGCAAACTAGTCCAATTGGACGGAGCTTtatatttaactcattcactgccagccttcccagttaacatgtatatttgacttctaaagccgtcaatggcagtgaatgtgttaagagcATGGCGTCCAATTTCAGCCCTTGATGTAGGAACATTCAAGAAAATTATCTCTGTATTTATCAAACTATACCTTACGAGTGTCAAGATATTGTTTTAAGTATTGaggaaaattaaatacaatgcatTTAAAGACAAATTGCATTactaacaggcatatattctctctgcccTGTGGAAACAAACTGCTGGAGTTTAACTTGAGTGTCCTTTGCTGAGGTCTCCTTCTTGACATCAGAGATCAACTTTACCTGTCACGCTACTGCCACCATCTGGCTAAGGCATACAGACCAGAGGAGGCAGCGCAGTATGTTTTAGTATGTGCGGCTGGTTATACCAATGCACTCAAtaggctggatttacagtaatgggggggaaaaaaaacaaatggtcaGAATATAAAACAGTTGCTTCAGTTAACTTACTGAGATTTGCACTTCTTCGATACAGTTATGGAGGTGAAGAACTGCATTGTAACCAGGACAAATGATTGATTTGTGCTCAATGATGACGATCTGAAATAAAAGGATGAGAGATTTTGAATACAATATGACAATCGTGTAATTTGACAAATTCAAAAGGTTTCCTGTGCAACTTGTTCAGTATTTATGCAAGCATTTTAGATACTAAACAGGCATGCAGAGATCACGAGAGGCACCTggatttttccttctttttaagcACAATAGACGGTGGGTTATCAGTTTAAGATGGAATTCCGTTCCAACGTTAAAGCCGTAGTTAAATCTTAATTacagtgaatatttatttgaaaagatttCTAGGTCTAATATGAAGCCATCCAATGAAATACTAAGTGCAGCGGTAACTGAGGGGGTCTTCTTATGCCTCATACGACGCTGCggaaactagttcattgcatgCCGTTCGACTGttataaactgaggaccccctgcAGTTGTGATCAAACGTCTCACCTGAGCGTCAAAGGTGCGGCCAGTGTGGCAAAGGTTGTCAGGGCTGCACAAGATGAAACCAGGCAGAATCTCTTCTTCCTCGATGCCCTTAAGCCTCATCTTCAGGTTCTCCCCAGGACCTGCGTCATCCGTCTCCACCTCATCGCTTAGGAGGCTCAGTACTTCCACTATGTgctgaaaatacatttgttaacaAACACATTACATTAAACACCTTTATTTGATTTAATCCCATTTTGCCTGCACTATATTTTGGCAAGTGGCTCAATTTATCATGATTCTCCTTCATGATTTCATTATGACTGGTATGTCATATTTTCACGTTAACCATCTGAACCATGGACTGCTACGTATGTGGAAGCTACATATGCATGTCTATAAATGTTTCAAATCCTTTTATGTATTTCATTGACAAAAACTGTATTACCTTTGAATATATTTTCCCTGATAACTCCACAAGAAGAACGACAACAGATCTCACCCTGTTTGGCATCATGACCAACTGCTGGGCTTTGCTGATGGATCCGGACTCCAGCTTCCCAAGGATGACTGTACCCATGtcctaaacaaacaaacaaacacgcgcacacatacacacaaacctGTGTTATATAGTTACTTTAGATTAGTCACTCTCTTGACACTGAACACCGTAAATTTAGGACTATAAACTGTGACTTATTTTACCTACACTTCTTAAAGATGCAGCTTATTTGCGGATTTCTCTTTAACTCAGCAAAATCCTGTTTATTAATAAATCGCTCGATGAGCTCCATTTTATAATGGTAACTCCACTCGTTTTTCAATCAAATTCACACACATTGAAGCAATAGGTTCAGTATAAAGATCTGGTGCACTCCATAGATCAAATTTTACAGTAGATGATAATGTGAAACCAATTATTAATCACACTTTCTTAATAACGGCCATTTGAGTGGGTTGGGCAAATCTAAATTTTACGAAGTTGCTCCAGTAGTAAATAAGGGAATATGAGGCATGTTCAGTCGCTggataacaaaaacacatcgTTTTAAACTTGTAGCAGAGTCACACTTTAATCACCAAGACAGTCATCGTGCAATCACAGGAATGAGGAATATCGACATAACGGAAACGAGGGCACACAGATTCCAatcctgcatgtgtgtgttttctattagaggaagacattttgtcattttggccTCACACTTTACAGGAAACAATCTGACCTATTGTCAGGCTTCTTCACCTGCTCACCTTGTACTTATCAACGATGGGTAGTCTGACTGGGCCATGGATGGATCTGGTGAAGTTTGGCAGACTATCCAAGTGGGGAATAAATGGCAAACCCCTGGTGGAGAGCAAAAATGAAAGTGGTTCTTTAAAAGATATTTCTTATTAAGTCCATCTAACATGTCCTCCTTTCTACATGGGTCAAAACTTTGAATAATCGCAGCCATCATGCGAACAGTCCCACTTACGTGTACCAGGGACATTCATGGACGGGTTCCTTGAGGTTGGCACCTGTGAGTCCGGAGCAAGGCATAAAGTAGATGTCCTTCTTGGGGTTGAAGCCAACCTTCTTTAGAAATGGCACTAGCTTCTCCTTACACTCTTCATACCTGCAAGTTTATACATCTCAAAAGCCAATAGAAACTCTTCATTTTAAAAGTCACTGCGGCATTAAGAGCGGCACGGTagtagactggttagcacatctgcctcacagttctgaggaccggggttcaaatcccggccccgccggtgtggagtttgcatgttctccccgtgcctgcgtgggttttctccaggcaatccggtttcctcccacatcccaaaaacatgcatggtaggttgattgaggactctaaattgcccttaggtgtgaatgtgtgcgcgaatggttgtttgtttatatgtgccctgcgattggctggcgaccagttcagggtgtaccccgcctcttgcccgaagatagctgggataggctccagcacgcccgcgaccctagtgaggataagtggaacggaagatagatgaatgaatgaatgctgcATTAAGaacatccatcctttttcatagcattagggtgagctggaacctatccaagctgactttaggcaagaggcgagatacgccctggactggtagccagccaatcgcagggatcatacagtatagacaaccATTGACACACTtcacttcaatgaacctaacatgcacattttggaatgtgggaggaaatgtgaggcagacgtgcaacTGCTTGCCCACAATCAAGAAGTCACGACTGAACACCAATCAAGGTTTTTCACAACAATAGCAATCCCAAATCCAAATCCCACTCTCTATCCACACCCTGCTCACCTGTCTAGGCTCCAGTTGACAGTGGGGTCGTCCATCTTGTTGACCAGGACAATGAGATGCTTGACACCTGCCGTTTTAGCCAGCATAGCGTGTTCCCGAGTCTGTCCACCCTTTTCAAAGCCGGTCTCAAACTCTCCCTTTCTCGCCGAGATCACCTGACATGGGCCAGGAATAAAACGACTTTAATGACGAAACATTTAATTGCAGTccacctttatttaaaaaaaaacaaaaacaaaaaaaaacagttcagtGTTAAACTGTCTACAGCAAGTGTTCTCTCTCCGTGTACATCATCCACATGAAAACGGACAAAGTAGCAGtccaaagcaacaggtggcgctataaCCCACAAGCATTATTCCGTTTCAGCCAGTTCAAAGCATGAAGGCCTTTTTGTAACAAGCGGGGGAAAAAAGGCATATAGCGTAGTAGTAAAATTACATAGGTTCCTTCATCCTGACATATGACGTGTGGACTGCGCCATAACTAGTTTGCGCAGCAGCAGAAGAATACGACATTACCGGTAGATGGCACAAGAAGACATGCTCAGTCATCACGTTACTAACTGTTTTgccatttgactgttttatattcatggccgAAGAGTGtctttcatacaaatatttactgttttcATGAAAATGCGAGGTTATGAACGGGTTTGCACAGcgaaaatacaaatatgtgtTCTGATGACCAGTAAAAAGTATATGTATCATTTAGGGGACATGCTGAAAGATGAAGTGACAACAGGAAGATGACAAGGAtgcatgaggtttttttttttaacacatgcaTGCATAACAATGAGTGTATCAAACAATGATTACTTAATCAACAATTAAATCCATCTTACCAGGACAGCCAGATCGGCTTGCGACGCTCCTCCGATCATGTTAGGGACAAAGCTCTTGTGTCCAGGCGCGTCGAGGATGGTGAAGTGTTTTTTCTCAGTCTCAAAGTAAGCCCTGCCTACCTCCACCGTTTTCCCTTTGTCTCGCTCCTCCTGGTTCGTGTCCAGTGCCCACGACAGGTACCTGCGACCACGATGAAAATACGTATGCAGAACTGTatcaaaaaaatatgactttaaaacCCGCCGCGCGCTACTAAACTGGACTATCGGTATCGAATATACCCCGTCAACGCAAGTCTGATGTCACCAATTGGTGACAGATATACACCCTTGTCTGCtccaacaacacaaaacaaaacacattaatAACCACCCACTGTAAATATAAACTATAACAGTTAAATATAGACTAAATATGCAACATTAGAGGTGTGTTgttaaataagcaaaataatttCAGATGGTTGCCAGAGGAGTAATTCGGAGGAGTCTCATTGAAATCAATGGAGGAAGAGTCAGCTCAGACCAATTGaagagtattattattatcattattattatcgttTTATTGATTACTTCCATGTCGTCCCTGCTTGTGGAGTTATTTATGTGCAATTTGGGCGTCTGTGCATGTGGGTTGTTCCATGTGCACcataaatgtaaacacagccatattggatatgtgtcacttgaaatgtatatGGAAATcaacccattaaaaaaacaaaaaatcggaAATACGCATCAAATCAAAATTGGACACTTCCAAAAACAGAACTCAAGCCATGCTTACCATGTctctctgtttttttctttcgcttccctttcatatttttccaaagtTCGCTTTTCCACCATTCCAGTTAAATAcctaatgagaaaaaaacacatacacaaaaaatattaacacattcactgccattgacggctttagaagtcaaatatccatgttaactggaaaGGCAAAAGTTAAATGTGTAAGAAGAGGACGTCACAATATTTACTCACATGATCTGTCCACCAATAGTTGATTTTCCAGCATCTAACggtcaaaagaaaaatgatgatTATAATATTAAACTGTCGTTTTGAGGTCATCTTAAAGACAATGATGCAGCTAATGCTTACGCACCCACATGACCGATGAAGACAACATTCACATGCTCTTTCTTGGGGGCATCTGGTGTTGAAGGCGCCACTTTAGGTGCAGgcatctcctcctcttcctcctccatgatcatctcctcatcctccttggTCTCAGCATACGGGTGACAATCCCCAGCCGCCACCGGGTCCTCTTGTCCGCCGCCTCCGCCCGGCTCATCGTTCTGCTCCCACGTGTCTTCGTCGGCGGCCATATCTGCCTCCGAGCTGCCGTTCTCCACCGGAGCTGGAAACAAACGCTCACTGGATGACTCTGGAAGCCTCGTCTCTCAAAACTCCTAGTTTGTAGTTTTGGTTTGAAACataacttttctgacacaccttacATGTAAAACATGTGACTTCGACTCAATAAACTAAGACGTCCAAGGGTCTAATTGACACTATTGGTCAAAATCCCAGGCCGCGTAATGCAGTCCAATGGGAAGTCTATTTCAGACGTGGAACAGTGAGGTTGCATCATAACATTCACACAAGGCAGTGCTTGTGGTTCACCAATGCCAGCAATCCAAATAAGGCTCACCATGTGAAACTTCGAGAGCACCCCCCCAAGGCATTCCTGATGGTTTGACGTTTCAAGCATAGCTTCGAGTAAGCAGCGTACCCACCCTGGCACTTGACCCAACACCTCCCCTGTTATCAGCCTGCGCCTCTGTAACCTGACCACAATCCCATTCGGTGTTCATAGTTAATTCATTGTGGCTGCATATCGACTGTTTGTGCCACCCCCATGCTGCCAACTGGATAAGGagagaaaagcaaacattttaaatgttcattgaTATTCATCCCACGATGTTGGCAACGTTTCAGGAGGTGTGGGTGTAACTTCGTCATGAATGAGCGCTAACTGGTGGCGACACGGAGTCGACGTGTTGGCAAGTGACACAGGCTAACTTTAGCTGCGTTAGCAAGATAGTTAGCAAGTTATGCTAAGTTCTAAAGTGTTTTCTAGCTTTCGCGGAAGTTTACCCTCGGAAGGAGGCATTTCCGCGGCGCTGCTTTGAAGGAAGGTCGGCACGAACACCGGGGCGTTGAGGTTGGGGACAAACGGCTTGGCGTTGACGTTGAGTGCGGCGAAGGCGCTCGGGAGAGCCGCCGAGGTGGCCGGGGCCTCGGCGTCTTCCTCCAGCTCCCACGAATCCGGAGCCGTGTCTCTCGGGTCCATTGCTCCGTTTACCAGAGTCGATAAGCTATCCTGTGTCGGTAGAGCTGGTAGGTGTTTGTCGTTCTGCTAGAAAGGCGGCTGGTTATCAGTAGGTTTAAATACTTGACAGCGCTGTTAGTGAACTTCCCATTGCTATGCTGCTTTGACAAGCATATGGAGCGCGCAGCTGACGAGTAGTGTTTAGCCGATGCATGCCCTGCGGTCGCCACTAGAGGTCCCCACTGGTCCCATGCTGGCTGCGGTCTTCGGTTTACGACGGTAATAGCGCCTTCAGTGGCCAGGTAACCCGAAGCTGTACGTAGGGTCGAGCCAAATTGTATCACGGGC containing:
- the rsl1d1 gene encoding ribosomal L1 domain-containing protein 1 isoform X2; this translates as MGDKMQVELDHSEVRKAVLALQAFLKTKSAGKKLFTDDSQKISLLFTLWRIPKEAQTIRIPLPHGQRTASEEVCLFTRDEPQMTADQTERFYKKLMTERGVKNVTEIIPFKVLKTEYKPFEAKRRLLGNFDMFLSDDRIRRRLPSHIGKHFYERKKEPLSVNLQSKNLARDIQKLVQGTSVRVNNKGSCCMARVGHSGMTADELTENIEAAVQTLAEKIRMKGPVLKIVHLKSEKSVALPIYTSDLSHLIRPKATEAEKPATEKTPKDTKETSAEDGEEKAKKRKVEEKEENDDDKEEKEDDEEIPQLVPIVTEGKKPQLQRKKTRSVEKKHSSILLKMTKKATTPKGKGKVPKVK
- the rsl1d1 gene encoding ribosomal L1 domain-containing protein 1 isoform X1, with translation MGDKMQVELDHSEVRKAVLALQAFLKTKSAGKKLFTDDSQKISLLFTLWRIPKEAQTIRIPLPHGQRTASEEVCLFTRDEPQMTADQTERFYKKLMTERGVKNVTEIIPFKVLKTEYKPFEAKRRLLGNFDMFLSDDRIRRRLPSHIGKHFYERKKEPLSVNLQSKNLARDIQKLVQGTSVRVNNKGSCCMARVGHSGMTADELTENIEAAVQTLAEKIRMKGPVLKIVHLKSEKSVALPIYTSDLSHLIRPKATEAEKQPATEKTPKDTKETSAEDGEEKAKKRKVEEKEENDDDKEEKEDDEEIPQLVPIVTEGKKPQLQRKKTRSVEKKHSSILLKMTKKATTPKGKGKVPKVK
- the gspt1 gene encoding eukaryotic peptide chain release factor GTP-binding subunit ERF3A; this translates as MDPRDTAPDSWELEEDAEAPATSAALPSAFAALNVNAKPFVPNLNAPVFVPTFLQSSAAEMPPSEAPVENGSSEADMAADEDTWEQNDEPGGGGGQEDPVAAGDCHPYAETKEDEEMIMEEEEEEMPAPKVAPSTPDAPKKEHVNVVFIGHVDAGKSTIGGQIMYLTGMVEKRTLEKYEREAKEKNRETWYLSWALDTNQEERDKGKTVEVGRAYFETEKKHFTILDAPGHKSFVPNMIGGASQADLAVLVISARKGEFETGFEKGGQTREHAMLAKTAGVKHLIVLVNKMDDPTVNWSLDRYEECKEKLVPFLKKVGFNPKKDIYFMPCSGLTGANLKEPVHECPWYTGLPFIPHLDSLPNFTRSIHGPVRLPIVDKYKDMGTVILGKLESGSISKAQQLVMMPNRHIVEVLSLLSDEVETDDAGPGENLKMRLKGIEEEEILPGFILCSPDNLCHTGRTFDAQIVIIEHKSIICPGYNAVLHLHNCIEEVQISALICMVDKKTGEKSKTRPRFVKQDQVCIARFRAAGVICMETFKDFPQMGRFTLRDEGKTIAIGKVLKLVPEKD